A genomic stretch from Zeimonas sediminis includes:
- the pheA gene encoding prephenate dehydratase: MADNDEKLDALRVRIDEVDRELLALVSRRARLAQEVGELKKLTDAPVYRPEREALIMRKLRDANGGPLPGAAIEAIWREIVSACRELERRLRVAYLGPAGTFSEQALLKHFGSGVEPVACPTIDEVFRATEAGAVDFGVVPVENSTEGAVNRTLDLLLDTPLSISGEVLVPVRQNLMSLDGTLEGVNRIVSHAQSLAQCIGWLDRNCPGIERVPVASNAEAARLASLDRGTAAIAGENAAARYGLELVARSIQDDPNNRTRFAVVGRYECAPTGGDQTSLILSVPDRAGAVHALIEPMARHGVSMKRFESRPARRGEWEYYFYIDLLGHQSDPNVAAALDEIRRHAAFCKVVGSYPRASL, translated from the coding sequence ATGGCTGACAACGACGAGAAGCTCGACGCGCTGCGCGTGCGCATCGACGAGGTCGACCGCGAGCTGCTGGCGCTGGTCAGCCGCCGCGCCCGCCTGGCCCAGGAGGTCGGCGAGCTGAAGAAGCTGACCGATGCGCCGGTCTATCGCCCCGAGCGCGAGGCGCTGATCATGCGCAAGCTGCGCGACGCCAACGGCGGCCCGCTGCCGGGCGCGGCGATCGAGGCGATCTGGCGAGAGATCGTCTCGGCCTGCCGCGAGCTCGAGCGCAGGCTGCGGGTGGCCTACCTGGGGCCGGCCGGAACCTTCTCCGAGCAGGCGCTGCTCAAGCACTTCGGCAGCGGCGTCGAACCCGTGGCCTGCCCGACCATCGACGAGGTGTTCCGCGCCACCGAGGCGGGCGCCGTCGACTTCGGCGTGGTGCCGGTCGAGAACTCGACCGAGGGCGCGGTGAACCGCACGCTCGACCTGCTGCTCGACACGCCGCTGTCGATCAGCGGCGAGGTCCTCGTGCCGGTTCGCCAGAACCTGATGTCGCTCGATGGCACGCTGGAAGGCGTGAACCGGATCGTGTCGCACGCCCAGTCGCTCGCCCAGTGCATCGGCTGGCTGGACCGCAACTGTCCGGGCATCGAGCGCGTGCCGGTCGCGAGCAATGCCGAGGCGGCGCGGCTCGCCTCGCTCGACCGGGGCACCGCGGCGATCGCCGGCGAGAACGCGGCGGCGCGCTACGGCCTCGAACTCGTGGCGCGCAGCATCCAGGACGATCCGAACAATCGCACCCGCTTCGCGGTCGTGGGCCGCTACGAGTGCGCGCCCACCGGCGGCGACCAGACCTCGCTGATCCTGTCGGTGCCGGACCGCGCCGGCGCGGTCCACGCGCTGATCGAGCCCATGGCGCGGCACGGCGTGTCGATGAAGCGCTTCGAGTCACGGCCCGCCCGGCGGGGCGAGTGGGAGTACTACTTCTACATCGACCTGCTCGGCCACCAATCGGATCCCAACGTGGCGGCGGCGCTCGACGAGATCCGGCGACACGCGGCCTTCTGCAAGGTGGTCGGCTCCTACCCGCGTGCGTCGCTCTGA